One stretch of Molothrus aeneus isolate 106 chromosome 2, BPBGC_Maene_1.0, whole genome shotgun sequence DNA includes these proteins:
- the P2RY6 gene encoding P2Y purinoceptor 6, with product MANLTAMSSGRNSCTYHEEFKQVLLPLVYSVVFVVGLPLNAVVIGQIWLARQALSRSTIYMLNLAVADLLYVCSLPLLIYNYTQKDYWPFGDFTCKFVRFQFYTNLHSSIFFLTCISVQRYLGICHPLASWHKKKGKKLTWLVCAAVWFIVIAQCLPTFIFASTGMQRNRTVCYDLSAPDRSAAYFPYGITLTFTGFLLPFVAILACYCSMARILCQKDELIGLAVHKRKDKAVRMVIIVVIVFSISFLPFHLTKTIYLIVRSSPTLPCPALQAFAIAYKCTRPFASMNSVLDPILFYFTQRKFRESTRYLLDKVSSKWRHDHCVTYGS from the coding sequence ATGGCCAACCTGACAGCCATGAGCAGCGGGAGGAACTCGTGCACCTACCACGAGGAGTtcaagcaggtgctgctgcccctggtgTACTCGGTGGTGTTCGTGGTGGGGCTGCCCCTCAACGCCGTGGTCATCGGGCAGATCTGGCTGGCACGGCAGGCGCTGAGCCGCAGCACCATCTACATGCTCAACCTGGCTGTGGCCGACCTGCTCTACGTCTgctccctgcctctcctcatCTACAACTACACCCAGAAGGACTACTGGCCTTTCGGGGACTTCACCTGCAAATTCGTGCGCTTCCAGTTCTACACCAacctgcacagcagcatcttcttcctcaccTGCATCAGTGTCCAGCGCTACCTGGGCATCTGCCACCCCTTGGCCTCGTGGCACAAGAAGAAGGGCAAGAAGCTGACGTGGCTGGTGTGCGCGGCCGTGTGGTTCATCGTCATTGCCCAGTGCCTGCCCACCTTCATCTTCGCCTCCACGGGCATGCAGAGGAACCGCACGGTCTGCTACGACCTGAGCGCGCCCGACCGCTCCGCCGCCTACTTCCCCTACGGCATCACCCTCACCTTCACCggcttcctgctgcccttcGTGGCCATCCTGGCCTGCTACTGCAGCATGGCCCGCATCCTGTGCCAGAAGGACGAGCTGATCGGCCTGGCCGTGCACAAGAGGAAGGACAAAGCCGTGCGCATGGTCATCATCGTGGTCATCGTCTTCTCCATCAGCTTCTTGCCCTTCCACCTCACCAAGACCATCTACCTGATCGTGCGCTCCTcgcccaccctgccctgcccggccctgcaGGCCTTCGCCATCGCCTACAAGTGCACGCGGCCCTTCGCCAGCATGAACAGCGTGCTCGACCCCATCCTCTTCTACTTCACGCAGCGCAAGTTCCGCGAGAGCACGCGCTACCTCCTCGACAAGGTGAGCTCCAAGTGGCGCCACGACCACTGTGTCACCTACGGCTCCTAG